The Mustela nigripes isolate SB6536 chromosome 4, MUSNIG.SB6536, whole genome shotgun sequence genome includes a window with the following:
- the EPHA1 gene encoding ephrin type-A receptor 1: MERRWPLGLGLLLLLCAPLPPGTRAKEVTLMDTSTAQGELGWLLDPPEDGWSEVQQILNGTPLYMYQDCPVQAGGDTDHWLRSNWIYRGEEASRVHVELQFTVRDCKSFPGGAGPLGCKETFNLLYMESDQDVGIQLRRPLFQKVTTVAADQSFTIRDLASGAVKLNVERCSLGRLTRRGLYLAFHNPGACVALVSVRVFYQRCPEAVHGLARFPDTLPGPGGLVEVGGTCLPHAQASPGPSGAPRMHCSPDGEWLVPVGQCHCEPGYEEDGNGEGCLACPSGSYRADTDVPHCLKCPGHSTAESEGATICPCESGHFRAPGEGPQVSCTRPPSVPQNLSFSVLGTQLSLRWEPPADMGGRQDVRYSVWCSQCRGAAVDGGPCQPCGGNVRFSPGATGLTVPAVRVNGLEPYANYTFNVEAQNGVSGLGPSTQASASLSISMGPAESLSGLSLRLVKKEPRQLELTWAGSRPRSPGGNLSYELHVLNQDEERHQMVLEPRVLLTELQPDTTYIVRVRMLTPLGPGPFSPDHEFRTSPPVSRGLTGGEIVAIIFGLLLAIALLLGILFFRSRKTQQRHRQRQRDRVTDLNRDDKLWLKPYVDLQAYEDPAQGALDFTQELDPGWLIVDTVIGEGEFGEVYRGTLRIPSQDCKPVAIKTLKDTSPDGQWWNFLREATIMGQFNHPHILHLEGVVTKKKPIMIITEFMENGALDAFLREREDQLVPGQLVAMLQGIASGMNYLSDHSYVHRDLAARNILVSQNLCCKVSDFGLTRLLDNLDGTYETQGGKIPIRWTAPEAIAHRTFTTASDVWSFGIVMWEVLSFGDKPYGEMSNQEVMKSIEDGYRLPPPVDCPAPLYELMKNCWAYDRARRPSFHQLKAHLEQLLANPHSLRTIANFDPRVTLRLPSLSGSDGIPYRSVPEWLESIRMKRYILHFRSAGLDTMECVLELTAEDLAQMGITLPGHQKRILCSIQGFKD; this comes from the exons TGGAGTGAGGTGCAGCAGATACTGAACGGGACGCCCCTCTACATGTACCAGGACTGCCCCGTGCAAGCAGGCGGAGACACTGACCACTGGCTGCGCTCCAACTGGATTTACCGAGGCGAGGAAGCTTCTCGGGTCCATGTGGAGCTGCAGTTCACCGTGAGGGACTGCAAGAGCTTCCCCGGGGGAGCCGGGCCTCTGGGCTGCAAGGAGACCTTCAACCTCCTCTACATGGAGAGTGACCAGGACGTGGGCATCCAGCTCCGACGGCCCTTGTTCCAGAAG gTAACCACTGTGGCGGCAGACCAGAGCTTCACCATCCGAGACCTGGCGTCTGGTGCAGTGAAACTGAATGTGGAGCGCTGCTCCTTGGGCCGCCTGACCCGCCGAGGCCTTTACCTCGCTTTCCACAACCCAGGTGCCTGTGTGGCCCtggtgtctgtgagggtgttctACCAGCGCTGTCCCGAGGCTGTGCACGGCTTGGCCCGGTTCCCCGACACCCTCCCTGGCCCTGGCGGGTTGGTGGAAGTGGGAGGGACCTGCTTGCCCCATGCCCAGGCCAGCCCTGGCCCCTCAGGGGCACCCCGCATGCATTGCAGCCCCGACGGTGAGTGGTTGGTGCCCGTGGGGCAGTGCCACTGTGAGCCAGGCTATGAGGAAGACGGCAACGGTGAAGGATGCCTGG CTTGCCCTAGTGGCTCCTACCGAGCGGACACAGATGTACCCCATTGTCTCAAGTGCCCAGGACACAGCACAGCAGAGTCTGAAGGGGCCACCATCTGTCCCTGTGAGAGCGGCCATTTCCGAGCCCCTGGGGAGGGCCCCCAGGTGTCATGCACAC GGCCCCCCTCAGTTCCCCAAAACCTGAGCTTCTCTGTTTTGGGGACTCAGCTCTCCCTGCGTTGGGAACCCCCAGCAGATATGGGGGGGCGCCAGGATGTGAGGTACAGTGTGTGGTGTTCTCAGTGCCGGGGAGCAGCGGTGGACGGAGGACCCTGCCAGCCCTGTGGGGGAAATGTGCGCTTTTCTCCGGGAGCCACTGGGCTCACAGTACCGGCTGTGCGTGTCAACGGCCTTGAGCCCTATGCCAACTACACCTTTAATGTTGAGGCCCAGAATGGAGTGTCGGGGCTGGGCCCCTCCACACAGGCCAGCGCCTCCCTGAGCATCAGCATGGGGCCTGCAG AGTCCCTGTCAGGCCTGTCCCTGAGGCTGGTGAAGAAGGAACCACGGCAGCTGGAACTGACCTGGGCAGGGTCCCGGCCCCGCAGCCCCGGGGGGAACTTGAGCTATGAGCTACATGTGCTGAATCAG GACGAAGAACGGCACCAGATGGTTCTGGAACCCAGGGTCTTGCTGACTGAACTGCAGCCAGACACCACGTACATTGTCAGAGTTCGAATGCTGACCCCTCTAGGGCCTGGTCCTTTCTCCCCTGACCATGAGTTTCGGACAAGCCCTCCAG TTTCCAGGGGCCTGACCGGAGGAGAGATTGTTGCCATCATCTTCGGGCTGCTGCTGGCTATTGCTCTGCTGCTGGGCATCCTCTTCTTCCGCTCCAG GAAAACCCAGCAGCGACACCGGCAGAGGCAACGTGATCGCGTCACCGACTTGAACCGAG ACGACAAGCTGTGGCTGAAGCCTTACGTGGACCTCCAAGCATATGAGGACCCGGCCCAGGGAGCCCTGGACTTCACCCAGGAGCTTGATCCAGGCTGGCTCATTGTGGACACTGTCATAGGGGAAG GAGAGTTTGGGGAAGTATATCGAGGGACTCTGAGAATCCCCAGCCAGGACTGCAAGCCTGTGGCCATCAAGACCTTGAAGGACACCTCTCCAGACGGCCAGTGGTGGAACTTCCTTCGAGAGGCGACTATCATGGGCCAGTTCAACCACCCACACATTTTGCACCTGGAAGGCGTTGTCACAAAGA AAAAGCCCATCATGATCATCACAGAGTTTATGGAGAACGGAGCCCTGGACGCCTTCCTGAGG GAGCGGGAGGACCAGCTGGTCCCTGGGCAGCTGGTGGCCATGCTGCAAGGCATCGCATCTGGCATGAACTACCTCAGTGACCACAGTTACGTCCACCGGGACCTCGCCGCCAGGAACATCCTAGTTAGTCAGAACCTGTGCTGCAaggtgtctgactttggcttgacCCGCCTCCTGGACAATTTGGATGGCACATACGAAACCCAG GGAGGAAAGATTCCCATCCGTTGGACAGCCCCTGAAGCCATCGCCCATCGCACCTTCACCACCGCCAGCGATGTGTGGAGCTTTGGGATTGTGATGTGGGAGGTGCTGAGCTTTGGAGACAAGCCCTATGGAGAGATGAGCAATCAGGAG GTAATGAAGAGCATTGAGGATGGGTATCGGCTGCCACCTCCCGTGGACTGCCCTGCCCCTCTCTATGAACTCATGAAGAACTGCTGGGCCTATGACCGTGCCCGCCGGCCCTCCTTCCACCAGCTGAAGGCACACCTGGAGCAGTTGCTTGCCAACCCACATTCCCTGCGGACCATTGCCAACTTTGATCCCAG GGTGACGCTTCGCCTGCCCAGCTTGAGCGGCTCGGACGGGATCCCCTATCGAAGTGTCCCGGAGTGGTTGGAGTCCATTCGCATGAAACGCTACATCCTGCACTTCCGCTCAGCGGGGCTGGACACCATGGAGTGTGTGCTGGAGCTGACGGCTGA GGACCTGGCACAGATGGGGATCACGCTGCCAGGACACCAGAAGCGCATTCTCTGCAGTATTCAGGGTTTCAAGGACTGA